A DNA window from Candidatus Liberimonas magnetica contains the following coding sequences:
- a CDS encoding D-alanine--D-alanine ligase: MKIENWIKNKQIGVLYGGLSAERAISVLSGMAVLKALKKLKLNAIALDVDRNIAEKIKKNRIDFAFIALHGPWGEDGTVQGMLDIMGIPYSGDGVLANAVAINKIYSKFIFVANRIPTPKWKAVSKGMLPGLRTRFPIVVKPSSQGSAIGVSIIKNKKDLVTGLKEAFKYGQEVILEEYIRGTEVTVGILGDIIFPVIEIVPKGNFYDFDSKYKPGCSTHIIPPRLPKNIVKKAREVAFDAFKSVGCKVLGRVDLIVDKNGKPWVLEINTIPGMTETSLLPDAARKIGMDFNELVLNILKYSCLKYQNIC, translated from the coding sequence ATGAAAATAGAAAATTGGATAAAAAACAAGCAAATAGGTGTTCTTTACGGGGGGTTGTCGGCTGAAAGAGCGATTTCTGTTTTAAGCGGTATGGCGGTTCTAAAAGCTCTCAAAAAATTAAAACTTAATGCAATAGCCCTGGATGTAGACAGAAACATAGCAGAAAAGATAAAAAAAAACAGGATCGACTTTGCTTTCATAGCCCTTCACGGGCCATGGGGAGAAGACGGGACCGTCCAAGGCATGCTTGATATTATGGGCATTCCATATTCAGGGGACGGAGTTTTGGCTAATGCCGTGGCAATTAATAAGATATACAGCAAATTTATCTTTGTTGCAAACAGGATACCGACCCCTAAATGGAAAGCTGTATCAAAAGGCATGCTTCCAGGTTTAAGGACAAGATTTCCTATTGTGGTAAAACCTTCCAGCCAGGGTTCTGCTATCGGTGTTTCCATAATAAAAAACAAGAAAGACCTTGTAACCGGCCTAAAGGAAGCATTTAAATACGGCCAGGAGGTCATATTAGAGGAATATATCAGGGGTACTGAAGTCACGGTCGGTATATTAGGCGATATAATATTCCCTGTAATAGAGATAGTACCGAAAGGAAATTTTTATGATTTTGATTCAAAGTATAAACCGGGCTGTTCTACGCATATAATTCCGCCGCGTCTACCTAAAAACATAGTAAAAAAAGCCAGAGAGGTCGCTTTTGATGCATTCAAATCCGTAGGATGCAAGGTCCTTGGAAGGGTAGACCTCATCGTAGATAAAAACGGGAAACCCTGGGTTTTAGAGATAAATACCATTCCGGGAATGACCGAAACGTCGCTTTTACCCGATGCTGCACGTAAAATCGGGATGGATTTTAATGAGCTTGTTTTGAATATCCTTAAATATTCGTGTTTAAAATATCAAAATATCTGTTGA
- a CDS encoding FtsQ-type POTRA domain-containing protein, protein MKRKPIKIKYRQPPVVLRSNFNPARSFRVVKALKFLVLLGLLTVAAFWGYKSIYYFVFDSGIFTINKIDIKGLENITKSEIMALVPFRVGDNMFKVWLSTVENGLEKNRPELKDVSISRRWKAIKISLEERKPIAYFVVNNQKIGIDSENKPFSLRGHWASDTEMKLPLVLTDDASGREKIIEFIAMVRAENEDIYKKIEYLNVEPIDSIVLKLRNGYKIIWGPADKNALKRKLNKLFQVQKDSEKRFIKIDYINISYFDDGRIVVKPLKQ, encoded by the coding sequence ATGAAAAGAAAACCAATTAAAATAAAATACCGGCAACCGCCGGTAGTTTTACGTTCCAATTTCAATCCAGCACGAAGTTTTAGAGTAGTAAAGGCATTAAAGTTTCTTGTGTTATTGGGTTTGTTAACAGTTGCAGCTTTTTGGGGATATAAATCGATTTACTATTTTGTTTTTGATTCAGGTATCTTTACAATAAATAAGATAGATATTAAAGGGCTGGAAAATATTACAAAAAGCGAGATAATGGCACTTGTGCCTTTCAGGGTCGGCGATAATATGTTCAAGGTATGGCTTTCAACTGTGGAAAACGGCCTTGAAAAAAACCGGCCGGAACTAAAGGATGTTTCAATTTCAAGGCGCTGGAAAGCCATAAAAATCAGCCTGGAAGAAAGAAAACCTATAGCCTATTTCGTTGTCAATAACCAAAAGATCGGGATAGACTCAGAAAATAAGCCTTTTTCCTTGCGCGGCCATTGGGCAAGCGATACTGAGATGAAACTCCCGCTTGTTCTTACTGATGATGCCTCTGGCAGAGAAAAAATTATAGAGTTTATAGCGATGGTCCGTGCTGAAAATGAAGATATCTATAAAAAGATAGAATATTTAAATGTCGAACCTATAGACAGCATTGTATTAAAATTAAGAAACGGGTATAAGATAATTTGGGGGCCGGCAGATAAAAATGCTTTAAAGAGAAAATTGAATAAATTATTTCAGGTACAAAAAGATTCAGAAAAACGGTTTATAAAAATCGATTATATAAATATAAGCTATTTTGATGACGGAAGGATAGTGGTAAAACCACTAAAACAATAA
- the ftsA gene encoding cell division protein FtsA has protein sequence MAKEEIITGLDIGSNQVCCVTGKRSQETGAFEIIGGAKLLCRGVKGGVVINLQETSYAVAKVIEEVEEQTKETVRQIYLGLRGNHIESVNARGAINISRTDKEITAEDVAGAVENAKTIRLSTDREILHTIPQEFSLDHQRGVPNPVGMEGTFLEVDVHILIASTSHLSNIYKSIAQAGFEIIEPIYGLMAVGDLVITQEEKELGCLLIDIGGLTTGISIYTEGSIRFSKELQIGSDFITRDISHSLRTSLSTAQSIKEKYGVAMKNVLKSDTKFDYTGVDGRSIRPCTQRQLVDIIQPRLDQIFVAIDQEVKASNLYDTIIPGGVVVTGGGARLEGMVGAAEQALSCSARIGLPQDIAGPDEIISNTSFATAIGLLRSEFYSGPGYAPQRFIKGASIFKKIKEWVDDTF, from the coding sequence ATGGCAAAAGAAGAGATTATAACAGGACTGGACATAGGGAGCAATCAGGTTTGCTGCGTAACGGGGAAACGTTCGCAGGAGACAGGCGCTTTTGAGATAATTGGCGGGGCAAAATTGTTGTGCCGCGGCGTGAAAGGCGGCGTGGTTATAAACCTGCAGGAAACCTCATATGCCGTTGCCAAGGTAATCGAAGAGGTCGAAGAACAGACAAAGGAAACCGTCAGGCAGATATATCTGGGCTTAAGAGGCAACCATATTGAATCTGTAAATGCCAGGGGAGCCATAAACATTTCCCGTACCGATAAAGAGATAACAGCTGAAGATGTCGCCGGTGCAGTTGAAAATGCAAAGACCATAAGGCTGTCTACTGACAGGGAGATACTCCATACGATCCCGCAGGAATTTTCGCTTGATCACCAGCGCGGAGTGCCTAACCCCGTAGGTATGGAAGGGACTTTCCTGGAGGTAGATGTTCATATTTTGATTGCGTCTACAAGCCATTTAAGCAACATATATAAGTCCATTGCTCAGGCCGGGTTTGAAATAATCGAACCTATATACGGCCTTATGGCTGTGGGTGACCTGGTGATAACCCAGGAAGAAAAAGAGCTGGGATGCCTTTTGATAGATATAGGAGGGCTCACGACCGGTATTTCGATATATACCGAAGGCAGCATAAGGTTTTCAAAAGAACTGCAGATAGGCTCTGATTTTATAACCCGGGATATTTCCCATAGTTTAAGGACATCCCTGTCAACGGCACAGTCCATTAAAGAAAAATACGGTGTTGCGATGAAAAATGTGCTAAAAAGCGATACAAAATTCGATTATACCGGAGTTGACGGAAGAAGCATAAGGCCGTGCACTCAAAGGCAGCTGGTGGATATTATCCAGCCGAGGCTTGACCAGATATTTGTTGCCATAGACCAGGAAGTAAAAGCTTCAAATCTTTATGACACTATCATCCCAGGAGGGGTTGTTGTTACAGGAGGCGGAGCAAGACTCGAAGGTATGGTGGGCGCCGCAGAACAGGCCCTTAGCTGTTCAGCCAGGATAGGCCTTCCTCAGGATATAGCAGGACCGGATGAGATAATTTCAAACACTTCTTTTGCTACTGCTATAGGGCTCCTAAGGTCAGAGTTTTATAGCGGGCCGGGTTATGCTCCGCAAAGGTTTATCAAAGGCGCTTCTATATTTAAAAAAATTAAAGAGTGGGTTGATGACACATTTTAA